The following proteins come from a genomic window of Fulvitalea axinellae:
- a CDS encoding inositol monophosphatase family protein — MTQNKTERNTPDFQSLCDIALSVAEQAGDAIQAYKAKHEITVLKKTTGTSEASQVLTEADRQAQEIIINGLKKSISEFDLGLLSEESTDDESRLRKEYFWCIDPLDGTLPFIQGHPGYAVSIALVRRDGTPIIGVVRDPVQKVSYHAILEKGAFRNGLAWQTDNLIKDKTFDLYIDTGFRKYDFCKEVISASEEFLYKNGFKNIRITQDKGAVLNAIGILESPDGGYFKFPKKTDGCGSLWDFAATACIANELGFSPIGFNNKPLALNNPETTFMNKNGAIYSNFKPFSEFVLEYFQKRK; from the coding sequence ATGACTCAAAATAAAACGGAAAGAAACACTCCTGATTTTCAATCCTTATGTGATATCGCTCTATCGGTCGCAGAACAAGCCGGGGACGCTATTCAAGCCTATAAAGCCAAGCACGAAATCACTGTTTTAAAAAAAACGACAGGCACTAGCGAGGCTTCGCAAGTCCTGACGGAAGCAGACAGACAAGCGCAAGAAATAATCATAAACGGGTTAAAGAAAAGTATCTCAGAATTTGATTTAGGGCTATTAAGCGAAGAATCCACCGATGACGAAAGCCGTTTACGGAAAGAGTATTTTTGGTGTATCGACCCACTTGACGGCACTTTACCATTTATTCAAGGTCATCCGGGTTATGCCGTTTCCATCGCCTTGGTTCGTCGGGATGGTACGCCCATAATTGGAGTCGTTCGGGATCCTGTTCAAAAGGTTTCTTATCACGCTATTCTTGAAAAAGGGGCTTTTCGAAATGGCTTAGCATGGCAAACAGATAACCTGATTAAAGACAAAACATTCGATTTGTATATCGACACCGGTTTTCGAAAATATGATTTCTGTAAAGAGGTGATCAGCGCGTCTGAGGAATTTCTGTATAAAAACGGATTTAAAAATATACGAATAACCCAAGACAAAGGAGCCGTACTAAATGCTATTGGAATATTGGAAAGCCCCGACGGCGGTTATTTCAAATTCCCTAAAAAGACAGACGGTTGCGGAAGCCTTTGGGACTTCGCCGCCACGGCTTGTATTGCGAATGAGTTAGGATTTTCCCCCATCGGATTTAACAATAAGCCTCTTGCGTTAAATAATCCGGAAACCACCTTTATGAATAAAAACGGGGCTATTTACAGTAACTTCAAGCCGTTTTCCGAATTCGTTTTAGAGTATTTCCAAAAAAGAAAATAG
- a CDS encoding phosphotransferase family protein, with protein sequence MLDSYFEEKTKAFAKATQLGTPQVIQSLWSGYGEILRTPLPDGIFPSIIVKHIDLSPSPQHPRGWNSGFSHQRKLKSYEIEARWYSQWSEQCPAGARIPKFLGFAHTEHAYIIVMEDLDAQGFPIRKSEVERKDLYNCIKWLAQFHGNFINQKPEGLWENGCYWHLDTRPEELEKMANSPLKTFAKAIDEKLKNTSHPTLLHGDAKLANFCFGEDGSKVAVVDFQYIGGGCGMKDLAYFLSSCLDENELFNSEKPILDFYFKELRNGISSKDIDLNKLEKEWRELYPYAWADFVRFLEGWSPGHWKLNNYAKEKTDRVITELQNT encoded by the coding sequence ATGCTCGACTCCTATTTTGAAGAAAAAACCAAAGCCTTCGCCAAAGCGACACAATTGGGCACCCCACAAGTGATACAATCGCTTTGGAGCGGTTACGGTGAAATACTTAGAACCCCTCTGCCTGACGGTATATTTCCAAGTATCATCGTTAAGCATATAGACCTTAGTCCAAGCCCCCAACACCCGAGAGGGTGGAATTCCGGCTTTTCGCATCAAAGAAAATTGAAATCGTACGAGATAGAGGCTCGTTGGTATTCCCAATGGAGCGAACAATGTCCTGCCGGTGCCCGAATTCCAAAATTTCTGGGTTTCGCCCATACGGAACACGCCTACATTATTGTTATGGAGGATCTTGATGCGCAAGGTTTCCCCATACGTAAGTCCGAAGTGGAGCGAAAGGATCTGTACAATTGTATAAAATGGCTGGCCCAATTTCATGGTAATTTTATAAACCAAAAACCCGAAGGTCTTTGGGAAAACGGATGCTATTGGCATCTGGACACCCGCCCGGAAGAATTGGAAAAAATGGCGAACTCTCCGCTAAAAACCTTTGCGAAAGCAATAGACGAGAAGCTCAAAAACACCTCTCATCCCACCCTCCTGCACGGCGACGCAAAACTGGCGAATTTTTGCTTTGGAGAAGACGGTTCCAAAGTGGCGGTGGTAGACTTCCAATATATTGGCGGCGGATGCGGAATGAAGGATCTGGCCTATTTCCTAAGCAGTTGCCTTGATGAGAACGAATTATTTAATTCGGAAAAACCTATTCTAGATTTCTATTTCAAAGAATTACGTAATGGGATTTCCTCTAAGGATATCGATCTTAATAAACTGGAAAAAGAATGGCGAGAACTATATCCTTATGCTTGGGCCGATTTTGTCCGGTTTTTGGAAGGTTGGAGCCCAGGGCATTGGAAATTAAATAATTACGCAAAGGAAAAAACGGATCGGGTAATAACGGAACTCCAAAATACGTAA
- a CDS encoding phosphoribosylpyrophosphate synthetase, whose protein sequence is MLNRNRVVKDLFISKNTMNKQQNNFDTLTEALQDLQKRGYTKDLKLEHDRVVHQNSEGESAFHPEDFEIVEAYRFEGMSSTDDNCVVYGIEGKDGLKGVLVTAYGAYADSISENMVKKFRMKY, encoded by the coding sequence ATGTTAAATAGAAACAGAGTCGTAAAAGATCTGTTTATTTCAAAAAACACCATGAACAAGCAACAGAACAATTTCGATACCCTGACCGAAGCGCTCCAAGATTTACAAAAGCGAGGCTATACAAAGGACTTGAAGCTCGAACACGACCGTGTTGTACACCAAAACTCGGAAGGTGAAAGCGCATTTCACCCTGAGGATTTCGAAATAGTCGAAGCTTATCGTTTTGAAGGCATGAGTAGCACTGACGATAACTGCGTAGTATACGGAATCGAAGGAAAAGACGGGCTAAAAGGCGTACTGGTAACCGCTTATGGCGCATACGCCGATTCTATTTCGGAAAATATGGTCAAAAAGTTCCGGATGAAATATTAG
- a CDS encoding DMT family transporter translates to MSKLRVDSGKIDKSGLLIAFMTTMTWGMSGIFVKYLAGMPILTLIAFRLSLGALLIFPLILFQKKRKTFLGHLLKPSTWGLSIVFFFCYALATFSFLHAPVSETVLLMTCSPLFVILIKKLRRQRLFAYEYKAILMAVTGIIIVIAPQFIKLMESPNHHIIGNFSALTVAVLLAVYTLWNQSLKGMPDAPHAFSITLGTNALGLLAMSFAFASPMVGQTPALEARDLAYLVGLGIICTAIPTIGYSMASLRLPPLMVTSILLSEPIFATIYAYFLIEEQPNFTVFPGGFLIIFGLYYLARQGSARSTKTLAKTKR, encoded by the coding sequence ATGAGTAAGCTACGAGTGGACAGCGGAAAAATAGACAAGTCGGGATTGTTGATCGCATTTATGACGACTATGACCTGGGGGATGTCCGGGATATTTGTAAAATATCTGGCAGGAATGCCTATCCTGACGCTTATAGCTTTCCGGCTCTCATTGGGAGCGCTACTGATTTTCCCCTTGATTTTGTTCCAAAAAAAGCGAAAAACTTTTCTCGGCCACTTACTCAAACCCAGTACTTGGGGGCTGAGTATCGTGTTTTTTTTCTGTTACGCTTTGGCTACATTTTCGTTTTTGCATGCGCCAGTCAGCGAGACTGTCTTACTTATGACCTGTTCGCCACTGTTCGTTATCCTGATCAAAAAACTCCGTCGTCAGCGCCTGTTCGCTTATGAATACAAGGCCATACTGATGGCCGTAACGGGCATAATTATCGTAATCGCCCCACAATTCATCAAACTGATGGAATCACCTAATCATCATATTATAGGCAATTTTAGCGCACTTACTGTGGCTGTACTACTGGCCGTCTATACTTTATGGAATCAGTCGCTGAAAGGAATGCCGGACGCTCCACACGCATTCAGCATCACACTAGGAACCAACGCATTGGGACTGTTGGCTATGTCATTTGCGTTCGCCTCACCGATGGTAGGGCAAACACCGGCGTTGGAAGCCCGTGACTTGGCCTATTTGGTGGGTCTCGGAATCATCTGTACAGCCATCCCGACCATCGGATATTCAATGGCGTCGCTTAGGCTTCCGCCATTGATGGTCACAAGCATTTTGCTTTCCGAACCTATTTTCGCCACGATATACGCATATTTCTTGATCGAGGAACAGCCGAACTTTACAGTTTTTCCGGGAGGCTTCCTGATTATTTTCGGACTTTATTATTTGGCTAGACAAGGTTCTGCCCGGTCTACCAAGACTTTAGCCAAAACAAAACGATAA
- a CDS encoding glycoside hydrolase family 172 protein, with the protein MRNLLFSLLVLLASAPAFAQKFNSLETNLHNLYRVSDAKSRSITPENRTGDKGKGAMTPAKEGTAAHAARDLGDGWKTNPYINIQPGQTEVLAEIEGPGAIKHIWMTPTGQRRFSIIRIYWDDEKEPSVEAPVGDFFANGWGRFAQVSSAPVTVNPGSAYNCYWVMPFRRKCKITMTNIDTRAMRLYYQVDYELTEVPEDAAYFHAQFRRVNPLPYKEVYTILDGIKGKGHYVGTYMCWGVNNNGWWGEGEVKFYLDGDKKYPTICGTGTEDYFCGSYNFEVKDDDKPHGYREFTTPYAGMPQVIRPDGLYNANMRFGLYRWHIIDPVRFEKDLKVTVQALGWRSGGRYLPLQDDISSVAFWYQLEPHKKFPKLPSKDYLEVR; encoded by the coding sequence ATGAGAAATTTACTGTTTAGTCTGTTGGTGTTGCTGGCCTCAGCACCGGCTTTCGCGCAAAAGTTTAACTCACTGGAGACGAACTTACACAACCTTTACAGAGTCTCAGACGCAAAAAGCCGTTCGATAACCCCCGAAAACCGCACAGGGGACAAAGGCAAAGGCGCTATGACTCCGGCAAAAGAAGGAACCGCTGCCCATGCGGCCCGTGATTTGGGTGATGGATGGAAAACAAATCCGTACATTAACATCCAGCCCGGACAGACGGAAGTGTTGGCCGAAATCGAAGGTCCTGGCGCGATCAAGCACATTTGGATGACCCCAACCGGACAGCGTCGCTTTAGCATTATCCGTATCTATTGGGACGATGAAAAAGAGCCTTCTGTTGAAGCTCCCGTGGGTGATTTCTTCGCCAACGGTTGGGGAAGATTCGCTCAAGTGTCCTCAGCTCCCGTTACCGTAAATCCGGGTAGTGCCTATAACTGCTACTGGGTGATGCCTTTCCGCAGAAAGTGCAAAATCACGATGACTAATATCGACACGCGCGCAATGCGTCTGTACTATCAGGTGGATTATGAACTGACCGAAGTGCCGGAAGACGCCGCGTATTTCCATGCCCAGTTCCGTCGTGTGAATCCGCTTCCGTACAAAGAGGTTTACACTATTTTGGACGGTATCAAAGGCAAAGGGCATTACGTAGGGACATATATGTGCTGGGGCGTCAACAACAACGGTTGGTGGGGCGAAGGCGAAGTGAAGTTTTACCTTGACGGTGACAAAAAATACCCGACAATTTGCGGTACAGGTACAGAGGACTACTTCTGCGGTTCATACAATTTCGAGGTGAAAGACGATGACAAACCGCACGGTTACAGAGAGTTTACTACGCCGTATGCCGGCATGCCACAAGTAATACGTCCCGATGGATTATACAACGCGAACATGCGTTTTGGACTTTACCGTTGGCACATTATCGATCCTGTCCGTTTCGAAAAGGATTTGAAGGTAACGGTTCAAGCCCTTGGTTGGAGAAGTGGCGGACGCTACTTGCCTTTGCAAGATGACATTTCTTCCGTGGCTTTCTGGTATCAGTTGGAACCGCATAAGAAGTTCCCGAAATTGCCTTCTAAAGATTATTTGGAAGTACGATAG